A stretch of the Uranotaenia lowii strain MFRU-FL chromosome 3, ASM2978415v1, whole genome shotgun sequence genome encodes the following:
- the LOC129752960 gene encoding uncharacterized protein LOC129752960 — protein sequence MMHTPTKNPTGVGEQTNGSAAENALGTVSEQKEKQKKKVQSKRTGEELKVMWIKLNAVKNKLNRVYESLLHSAENPNPNLKSKQFLQLQLRAVENVYTEYNAHHQRIYEADVDDETREQAEVAYVQFEQQHGESFILISKLIDDLTRNEEHVARSAMALPTPVTSTHLPPLKVPLPTFDGTYENWYAFRSMFETVMSRYSFESPAIKLYHLRNSLVGKAAGIIDQEIINNNDYTAAWRLLIDRFEDKRLIIDKHIDALFNLPTLTNENAIELRRLIDTCTKNVDALRNLGLPMGDLGECMLINRIASKLDPETRKAWELAQTAGELPDYDDTIEFLRERCRVLEKIRLPMKPVIKNSRLTRDFQETKVKASVLVATHNKCPQCPKSHKLWECDDFKSASLSDKYATLRRSGLCFNCLLQGHRSPDCSSHSTCKKCKKRHHTFLHPDDGFKKPSRPAGETSSTKSEEPKPEQPSRDDNDEMNRSNFCVQPRDFDRQILLSTAMVLVHGKGDQLYPCRVLLDSGSHTSFVTEQFATLLALKRIPAKYSISGLNDIQTKVRSKVHTKVESRIANYSVCLELLVVPKITGNLPLTKIETAALSLPNDLQLADPEFDVPGKINMLLGAEVFFDMLKSGRMHIPRCSAVLQETQFGWVLSGSVPIEANSVVHSFCTTVTEENLDRLVNRFWEIESFGNDIFPPSTTEQDCLRHFEETHRRDSEGRFIVRLPFNDDKNRLGNSKRMAERRFLALEKRLDQAPELKKQYSDFLKEYEALGHMRENRTADVNQTPSFYLPHHYVLKPSSTTTKLRVVFDGSASSDSGVSINQTQMIGPIVQNDLIAILLNFRSHRFAFTADIPKMYRQVALHKHDVSYQRILWREDKSQPLKTFDLLTVTYGLASSPFLATMSLRQLAIDEQESYPLAAKIVQKACYMDDILTGANTLEETIQLKNQVVKLLKRGCFSVHKFASNCIELLADVPEEQRESGIEIEDPSINVIMKTLGVAWNPVEDHFTFVLSKLTEPATTKREILSQIAKIFDPLGFVGPAVTAAKLILRELWNLNLDWDQQVPEQIGQLWRDYYNQLNCLNGVRIPRWILGEQTAVIELHGFADASDLAYGACLYSRLIRHNGVAEMKLICSKARILPRKTGNQKQITTPRAELMAAQLLTRLTAKLLTSIEIQVRSIILWSDSQIVLCWIRKPPETLALFVSNRVRDIQIIGDQFVWKYIPSISNPADCLSRGVQPKDLAAHTLWWNGPPSLQSTEPDIEQPLTIKDEDLPELKGNIFLTTLPNTRLPLFNKISRFPVIHRAMAYVVRFCDYIRNGKKTLTKGLLQADEMKRASTLILRLVQAEMFETEIKLIRTDRLVKSPLLNLSPFIDSHDGLLRVGGRLKNAQVPYEYKHQALLPDKHPLTITLIRHLHLTNLHVGQRSLLAIVRQRYWPLKAKNLIRKIVHDCVPCYRLKPKRSTQFMGDLPDYRVQPAPVFTNTGLDFAGPFKVRATTKLRSPQTTKGYICVYVCMATRCIHLELVSDLTSEAFLGSLHRFVSRRGLVERIYSDNATNFEGANNELRRLAALFLEEQHQRTINDFTTQRGIQWSFIPPHSPHFGGIWEAGVKSVKTHLKLILAEHCLSYEQFSTVLAQIESILNSRPLCPLSDDPNDIRAITPAHFLIGREFQAIAEPSYQDIPANRLSRWQFLQDLKQKFWKIWMTHYLHKLQQRQKDFKHTTFKEGSLVLLVDENLPPLQWVMARIKELIPGKDGHTRVVSLQLPNGKTTTRAVKKICLLPLDT from the coding sequence ATGATGCACACACCGACAAAAAACCCCACTGGTGTGGGAGAGCAAACGAACGGAAGTGCTGCTGAAAATGCCTTGGGCACAGTGAgtgaacaaaaagaaaaacaaaagaagaaaGTGCAAAGTAAGAGAACTGGCGAAGAACTAAAAGTGATGTGGATCAAATTGAATGCAGTGAAGAATAAATTGAATCGCGTGTACGAGAGTTTGCTGCATAGTGCCGAGAATCCGAATCCCAACTTGAAATCGAAGCAGTTCCTTCAGTTGCAGTTACGAGCGGTGGAGAATGTGTACACGGAGTACAACGCACACCATCAGCGGATTTACGAAGCAGACGTCGACGATGAGACCCGAGAGCAAGCGGAGGTAGCGTATGTCCAATTTGAGCAGCAACACGGTGAGTCgttcattttgatttctaaACTGATTGACGATCTAACGAGGAACGAAGAGCACGTCGCTCGCTCTGCGATGGCATTGCCGACTCCTGTCACCAGCACACACTTACCACCACTGAAAGTACCATTGCCCACCTTTGACGGTACTTACGAGAATTGGTATGCGTTTCGCTCAATGTTTGAAACTGTCATGAGCCGATACAGTTTTGAGTCCCCTGCTATAAAACTGTACCATCTACGGAACTCACTTGTTGGCAAGGCTGCCGGTATTATTGACCAGGAAATTATAAACAACAACGACTATACAGCAGCTTGGCGTTTGTTGATAGACAGATTTGAGGACAAACGATTGATAATAGACAAACATATTGATGCACTTTTTAATCTCCCGACTCTGACTAATGAAAATGCAATTGAGTTGCGAAGACTGATAGATACCTGTACAAAAAACGTTGACGCTCTCAGGAATCTCGGACTACCTATGGGTGACTTAGGCGAATGCATGCTCATCAATCGCATTGCTTCAAAACTTGACCCAGAAACCAGAAAGGCGTGGGAATTAGCTCAAACTGCTGGAGAGTTGCCAGATTATGACGACACCATTGAATTCCTTCGTGAACGATGCCGAGTATTAGAAAAGATTCGACTTCCAATGAAACCCGTTATCAAGAATTCAAGACTTACAAGAGATTTCCAAGAAACGAAAGTAAAGGCAAGTGTGCTGGTTGCAACTCACAACAAATGTCCTCAATGTCCGAAGAGTCACAAACTTTGGGAGTGTGATGATTTTAAAAGTGCTAGTTTGTCTGATAAATACGCTACCCTCCGCCGCAGTGGCCTTTGTTTTAATTGTTTGCTGCAAGGTCACAGATCGCCAGATTGCTCCTCCCATAGTACGTGCAAGAAATGCAAGAAACGTCATCATACTTTCCTGCACCCTGATGATGGTTTCAAGAAGCCCAGCAGGCCTGCTGGTGAAACATCGTCTACGAAATCGGAAGAACCGAAACCCGAACAACCGTCGAGGGATGACAACGATGAAATGAACCGCTCCAATTTTTGCGTCCAACCGAGAGATTTTGACAGGCAGATTCTCCTTTCGACAGCAATGGTTCTTGTTCATGGCAAAGGCGATCAACTCTACCCCTGTCGTGTTCTCCTTGACTCGGGTTCTCATACTAGCTTCGTGACTGAACAATTTGCGACGTTATTGGCTTTGAAAAGAATTCCGGCTAAGTACAGCATTAGTGGTTTGAATGACATCCAAACGAAGGTCCGTTCCAAAGTCCATACGAAGGTGGAATCTCGTATCGCCAACTATTCTGTTTGTCTTGAGCTGCTTGTGGTACCCAAAATTACTGGCAATCTTCCGTTGACGAAAATTGAAACTGCTGCTTTGAGTTTGCCAAACGACCTCCAACTTGCGGACCCTGAGTTTGATGTACCTGGTAAAATCAACATGTTATTAGGAGCGGAGGTATTTTTCGACATGCTGAAGTCTGGTCGGATGCATATTCCTCGTTGTTCCGCTGTACTCCAAGAGACTCAATTTGGCTGGGTTTTAAGCGGTTCCGTTCCCATTGAAGCAAATTCTGTCGTCCACTCGTTTTGTACCACCGTTACCGAAGAAAATCTAGACCGATTGGTAAACCgtttttgggaaattgagtCATTTGGAAACGATATTTTCCCTCCTTCGACCACAGAACAAGATTGCTTGCGACATTTTGAGGAAACACACCGACGTGACTCTGAGGGACGATTTATTGTTCGGCTCCCTTTCAATGACGACAAAAATAGACTGGGCAACTCAAAACGCATGGCTGAGAGAAGATTCTTGGCTCTAGAGAAACGTCTCGATCAAGCACCAGAATTGAAGAAGCAATACAGCGACTTTTTGAAGGAGTATGAAGCACTTGGGCATATGAGGGAGAATCGAACAGCCGACGTAAATCAGACTCCAAGTTTCTACTTACCGCACCACTACGTTTTGAAGCCATCCAGCACGACCACTAAGCTTCGCGTAGTGTTCGATGGATCTGCTTCTTCGGACTCTGGGGTCTCGATTAACCAAACGCAGATGATAGGACCGATTGTGCAAAATGACTTGATCGCTATCCTGTTGAACTTTCGATCGCACAGATTTGCATTCACCGCTGATATTCCTAAAATGTATCGGCAAGTTGCCTTGCATAAACATGACGTTTCCTATCAGAGAATCCTCTGGCGAGAGGATAAGAGCCAACCTTTGAAGACCTTCGATCTACTGACAGTAACATATGGTCTAGCATCATCCCCATTTCTTGCTACCATGTCACTGCGTCAACTAGCCATTGATGAACAAGAAAGCTATCCATTAGCTGCAAAGATTGTACAGAAAGCATGCTATATGGACGATATTCTAACGGGAGCAAACACTTTGGAAGAAACTATCCAGTTGAAGAACCAAGTCGTCAAACTACTCAAGAGAGGTTGTTTCAGTGTGCataaatttgcttcaaattgtATCGAACTTCTGGCGGATGTTCCTGAGGAGCAACGTGAAAGTGGCATCGAAATTGAAGATCCAAGCATCAACGTCATTATGAAAACGCTTGGTGTAGCTTGGAACCCCGTTGAAGACCATTTCACGTTCGTCCTGTCCAAGTTAACCGAACCTGCAACAACGAAAAGAGAAATCCTGAGCCAAATAGCAAAAATCTTCGACCCGTTGGGCTTCGTGGGCCCGGCGGTTACTGCAGCTAAGCTGATCCTGAGGGAgctctggaatctgaatcttgactgggaccaacaGGTTCCGGAACAAATTGGGCAACTGTGGCGCGACTACTACAACCAACTGAATTGTTTGAATGGTGTTAGAATCCCCAGATGGATTCTCGGTGAACAAACAGCGGTTATCGAGCTCCACGGATTTGCGGACGCATCGGATTTGGCGTATGGCGCCTGTCTCTACTCTCGTTTGATACGTCACAATGGAGTAGCCGAAATGAAGCTGATATGTAGCAAAGCACGAATTCTACCCCGCAAGACTGGCAATCAGAAGCAAATTACGACACCACGTGCCGAACTGATGGCAGCTCAACTGCTAACTCGACTGACAGCTAAACTATTGACCTCGATCGAAATTCAAGTCCGAAGTATTATATTGTGGAGTGACTCCCAAATAGTTCTGTGTTGGATCCGAAAACCACCTGAAACTCTTGCTCTATTTGTTAGTAACCGAGTACGAGACATTCAGATTATTGGCGATCAATTCGTCTGGAAATACATACCCTCGATTTCGAACCCTGCAGATTGCCTGTCTCGTGGTGTTCAACCGAAAGATCTTGCTGCCCACACACTCTGGTGGAACGGGCCACCGAGTCTTCAATCAACTGAACCAGACATTGAACAACCGCTTACGATAAAAGACGAAGATTTGCCTGAATTAAAAGGTAACATTTTCCTGACGACGCTACCAAACACTCGGTTGCCACTATTTAATAAAATTAGCCGTTTCCCAGTTATTCATCGGGCTATGGCTTACGTCGTGCGTTTTTGTGATTACATCCGCAATGGAAAGAAAACGCTAACCAAGGGTCTATTGCAAGCTGACGAAATGAAACGAGCGTCAACCCTTATTTTGAGACTTGTCCAAGCTGAAATGTTTGAAACAGAAATCAAGTTAATAAGAACCGACAGATTAGTAAAATCCCCGCTCCTCAATCTTAGTCCGTTCATTGATTCACATGATGGTTTGCTTCGCGTTGGTGGTCGTCTGAAGAACGCACAAGTACCCTACGAATATAAACACCAAGCACTACTGCCAGATAAGCACCCACTGACAATAACACTGATACGACATCTGCATCTTACGAACCTCCACGTTGGACAACGAAGTCTCTTAGCCATCGTCAGGCAGCGCTACTGGCCCCTCAAGGCAAAGAATCTTATACGCAAGATCGTACATGATTGTGTACCATGTTACCGCTTGAAACCGAAAAGATCCACACAGTTTATGGGAGACTTACCAGATTACCGTGTCCAACCAGCACCAGTATTTACGAATACTGGCCTCGATTTCGCTGGACCGTTCAAGGTTCGTGCTACTACCAAGTTGAGAAGCCCTCAGACAACGAAAGGCTACATCTGTGTGTACGTATGTATGGCTACCCGATGCATCCACCTTGAATTAGTGTCCGACCTGACCTCTGAAGCGTTCCTTGGTTCTTTGCACCGATTTGTCAGTCGCCGAGGCTTAGTAGAAAGAATTTACTCTGACAATGCTACAAATTTCGAGGGTGCGAACAACGAACTACGACGTTTGGCTGCGTTGTTCCTAGAGGAGCAACATCAACGTACGATCAACGATTTCACCACACAACGAGGGATTCAATGGAGCTTCATACCGCCGCACAGTCCCCATTTTGGTGGTATATGGGAGGCTGGCGTGAAGTCAGTTAAAACGCATCTCAAGTTGATACTCGCCGAACATTGCCTGTCGTACGAACAATTCTCAACGGTACTCGCCCAGATAGagtcaattttgaattctcGTCCTTTATGCCCTCTGTCTGACGACCCAAATGATATCCGTGCGATAACGCCAGCGCACTTCCTGATAGGAAGGGAATTCCAAGCAATCGCCGAACCGTCGTATCAAGATATCCCAGCGAACAGGCTCTCTCGCTGGCAATTCTTGCAAGATCTCAAACAGAAATTCTGGAAAATCTGGATGACCCACTATCTACATAAGCTCCAACAGCGTCAAAAAGACTTCAAACATACAACGTTTAAAGAAGGATCTCTGGTGCTGCTGGTCGACGAAAATCTTCCACCTCTGCAGTGGGTTATGGCCCGCATCAAAGAGTTGATTCCTGGTAAGGATGGCCACACTCGTGTGGTTAGCCTTCAGCTGCCCAATGGAAAAACTACAACGAGAGCTGTTAAGAAGATCTGTCTACTGCCGCTGGACACCTAG